The DNA window TGCCACACCAAGTACAACCGCACCTGCCGCGCAGGAACTGGAATGCCCCCGCTCACACAGACTTTCTGGTGCGATACTGGAATTTACTTTTATATAATGTGATTTTAAAGTACTGCGCAGTTTACAGGCCGCGTAAAAATGTCCTGCTccgagcaatggttggtctgtgcaGCTGTAAAGCCACAGGGAACTCCTTAGGCCTTCCATATTCAGAGAAGGCAAGTCCAACGGCCTCAGTCCAGAGTGAGTGATGAAGACCACGTGATATTAATGTCCCTGTTTCAATAACCCATGTATGAATTTCAATGATGAGCTGCAAACTTGCTCTGGCTATTCTTTTCTTATCGAGATAAAACAACTTGTATAACCAATTAGAAAGACGTGAGTGCAATTCGTATTCTCATTCGCCTGAAAATGATATTTTCGTTATTTATTGAACATATTTATCTTATGTTTAGGATACAGTTCTCTCGACCTGTATACTATGGCCACGGTATTCTACATTACACACAGAAAGCTATCATTATATATATTCTACAAACTAATGTACAAATGTCGGTGCGCTATCTTCGGCGGTTCACTGTTTTGAATCCCGAAATAGCTTCAGATAAACAGCCACCGTCAGACTGTATTTACTAGAAATGCTTTGGACTACCATTTGCAATGTTTGTTAGGTATCGTAAGCCGAAATCGCCTGGAAGGAAAACTGTAGTTTTGAAGGATACTTGAGCAAATATGTCATTAGTATGCACTTTAATAAGTGCTACTCTGCTCTTCGCCGGTGCTGACACAGAGTACAGAAGCCCTTGTCTGCCTGACATGACCAGCTGTAGTAAAACCATTTCCATGAATAATACAATGCTAAAATTGGAAATCGAATATACCCACGATTTTCAAATAAAGGCAGTATCAGGATTTCTTTTACTATGTATGGAAATTTCGCTGACAAGTAATTACACCACTTGTCCAGATGTAGCCACAGTGATTATGATTTCTTCAGAAAGAAAATATACCAAAAAACTAGCACAACGTGTAAGCGACGTTGTCTATTTTATTTCATGGAATGCCAAAGTTTGATCATCTTCACTATCTATGCAAACGTTTGAAAAATAATGCTCTTGTCGGACATATTGATCAAGGCAAAAACACCACAGGAGATCGCATAGATTTTAATTACTTCGGGATAAAATTACATGGACGATATCAATTTCAGAACAAATGCTATTTAAGAACGTCCAGCAAGGCGGAATGCCTGTTTTCTCGCAGTTGAAAAATGTGTCAGCTACAATCAAAAATTTAACATCCGTAATGAAATTcgtttgttttattttaaagaaCCAGCCTCTAAACATATTGTATTACATACAGCTGGATCGCGCGATGTTTGTTTGAAATGGGGTTGACTGAGACTCGTGTTTAACCACGCAGGAGTAAAGCTCGTGTGAGTTCCAGTCTGAGGCTGGCAGAGTCAGGTAACTGCTCGCACTGAACGTGTTGTCCGCGTCCTGCTGGATCCGGCTGGTCTCAACGCCATTCCTTCTCGTACTGCCGTCCACAGTCCACTCGATATTCACAGCGGCCGGATTAAACCCGCTCACTAAACACACCAGTGTTGCGGTGCCCTGTCCCAGAATTTCTTCCGCAGACGGTCGGAGGACGGATACGGCGGGTTTTCGTGGACCTGTAAATAGAAAGAAGTGCAGGGAAGTGAGTTATTAATTGATATAAATTGGAATCAAACTTTGTCTTTTTTCAACGATTTTACAACCATAAAAGTGGGAACGCATGAGAACCCGGGCACAACTGAATCTCATTAATGTATTTTGATCTTCCACAAACGCATCAAGCGAAATATACATCATGAACATTAGAAGTAGCTGCAAAGTAAAGGAAAGAGATGTTTTACATAACAGCAAAATTCAAAGCAATAAGATGAAAAAAATCGATGGAATGGTAAAACAAAATCCGACTGGAGAGGCTTCTGAACAATGGCGGACAGAACCCATCCATTCGTGAAATACTCTCCAATATACATAAGATATACTTTATATATCCCATAATACCCCGTTCTAATCTGATGTAACTATTCTATAGTTAATATTGTGACAGATTATTGCCATGGTCCATGGTGTTAAAATCGTAAAGACATGAAAAACAGAACCAATAGCAAACCCCGAAAGAGATTTGGCAAAGAGCGAGGTAAAACTCCAAAATGTCGTCGCAGCTATTCACGTAAAAAGATGAGGCAGTGGATTTGAGTGACATACTGTGCCTTTGTCTCTCCTCGGAGATGCCGCAATTTGCCTCAATAAAGGAGGGATTGTGAATGGCTAAAAATAATGGAAATATTTTAATGGGAATAAATAATACCAGTTAAGGTTTTATACTTGGAATTTCTAGTTTTTAGTCACTCAATTAATTCCGAAAGAGTTGTTTGGACCGGGGTAATACACACTGAAGAAAAAGCCGATAACAACTCTCAGAGTTCTATGAAATCCAGAAGATGTGGATAGCTGGGTCAAGGTTCTTATAATCACTTTTTCATTAATTTGAAAAGTTGAACCCATTCACACAATAAGATATAGAGACTACAGAACAGAATTTACAAAGAAATCGTTTAACGGTAGTATTTCGTAGGAAATTAAACATAAGTGATAGTAGTTGCTATGACGAAGGAGAAGGAGCTTCGGAGGCTGAAAGAattgaagttagataagtcgacaaactagatggactacactccaggatTCTGCAGGCGGTAGCTGGATAGATTAGAGAGGCATTAGTAACGATATTTCAATAATGGGCCCATGGGTCCGCAGGACTAGAAACTCACAAATATTACTCCACATTCAGAGAAGAAATGGACGCAAAATGCAGGATATtatggaccagttagcctgacgtcagtcaATTTCCTAGTAAACATACTGATGTTTAATCGAAATTTAAATATATTGGGATTGCGAGAATCCATTAGTAAGGACGAAATTTCTAGGTACTTGGTGGCATACGACTAAATCAGCCGTGATCAGCATGgttcccttaaggggaaatttagttgacaaatctgttgagatTCCTTTAAAAAataccaggcaggatagacaaataagagtcagtggatgttgttgacttggattttcagaagaccattgacaaagtgtcacacatcaggctgcttaacaCGATAAGAGTACGTGGTATCACAGGCAtagatggagcattggctgactggcaggagaaaaGCGTGAGGAtaatcttttctggttggctaccggtgactagtggtgttgtgCAAGGATGGGTGTTGAGTCTGCTACGTTTCATGCTAGACGTTAATGATCTGAACGACGGGATTTATGGATTAGTGGCCAGGTTTGCGGATGATGCAAAGACAGGTGGATGGGTAGACAGTGTTGAGGCAGTAGGAGTCTGCAGAATGATCTTGACGGATCAGGTGAACGGGCAAAGAAttgacagatggagtacagtgtgcgAAATCGTATGGTCGTGGActatggtagaaggaataaaggtacagACTTCTAAACGGAAACCGCATTAAGAAGTCGGACGTACAAGGAGACCTGAAAGTCAtcctgcaggattcccaaaatgTTAACTTTCAGGCAAAACCAAGCTTAGTATTTATTTCGAGATgagcagaatataaaagcaaagatttaATGCTAATGTTTTAAAagacaatagccagatcagattTAGAGTATTGTAAGCATTTTTGGGCcacatatctaagaaaagatgtgcgtactggcattggagagggaccagaGGAAAGATCCTGACAATAAAAGAGTTAaagtataaggagcatttgatggccctgggcctgtacatGCTGGATTTCAAAAGAAAGTTGGCGGGGGTGGGGCGGGGGGAGGATGAAGTCTCATTTTAACTTACCGAATACTGAAAGAGCTAGATTGAGTGGAAGTGGGAGGATGCCCCCTATAGTGTGAGAGGCTAAAACTGAGAGAAAATCCTTTGAATATAAGGGtagccctttagaacagagatgagctgAATATGATTTATCCATAAAGTGCTGATTCTGTAGAATTTATTCCCAAAGGATGCTGTGCAGACCAAGTCTTTGGGTAAATTTAAAACTGAGTTTATTGTCTCTGGATTAgcaacggcatcaaaggttatggagagaagtcaggagaatgagattgagagaaaATATACCAGCGATGATCAAATGACGCAGCAGACTCATAGGGTCGAATTCTGTTCCTAGGTTTTACCGTCTTAAGGAAATAGAAGTTCTCTATCGCAATTCGGTAACATTCACAGCTCGGCTCTTGTCCTCATTAAGCTTTTGGTTCAGGATAAATTGTAAGGTCAGTCAACTGTGTACATGTAGACGGTCAAACATAACAATGATTTAggagaccaaggtgcacaacacaatacacaaaaaataaagtaatattagcagaaataaatttttaaaaactaacaaTATATATTCCAGACGATTGGTATTCAGATCATTTGTACAGGAACTTGCGGGCTCTAAACTCGACTGCAACTTGGTTGTCTAATGCAAAACCTCACTGTTGGGAATATATTTTAATACATCTGTTCCCTGGGAAACTTTTAAGAAACACTTGCAAGCAGCACGAAGCATCTATTCACGAAGCAATTTTAAAAATGTCATGGCAATGAACTCAGGTTGTTTTGAAGATACTTTTCAGCTAAATTAAGTAACCCTACCAAGCAAAAGGGATGCATATGCGCTCGTTTTCTGCCTGCGGTATTGTAAAGATACAATGAGAGGCGGACTGTAAATCAGATCGAAGCATCAGGATTGATAATATTATTCCAAGGTTCAAACGAAAAAAACCccaaacaaaatcaaaaggtgATTAGACCCCAACAAATATTTACTTACTGTTGAAATTCAGTTTGGTTCCTCTCCCAAAGGTGAATGTGTACGGGCTACTACTATACCCGACACCACAGTAATAATCGGCGGCGTCCTGCCATTGCACGTTGGTGATAGTTAAATGCATTTGGTTGCTCGATGAGTCTGTGGAACCGGTGAATCGATCTGGAATTCCCGATCCTCTCGTGGAGCTTCCATACCACACAAAAACTGGGGCGCTGCCGGGTTTCTGCATGTACCAGCTCGTGACGTAGCTGCTGATGCTGCCCCCTGACATGGTACAAGTGATTTTCACGGTTCTACCCGGAGACGCCGATACGGACGGAGACTGAGTCAAAGTCATCTCCGCGTTTGCAACTGGCGAAAATAACAAATAATTATTTAAAACGCTTAAGTAAAAAACACAACATAAAGGACAGTATAAAGGATTAAGTATTCTACCTACTGAACAAACAGGACACAAACGCGGCAAGAACCAGGACCCATTCAGCCATGGTGAAGCAGATAAGAATCAGAAGTCAAAAGCTTTCGGACACAAGTCCTGTTCAGGGCTTTCGAAGCTGCTCCTTAAGAACTGTGGAAGACTGCAAAGTCACTGAAATATATATTCATGCAGATCTCTACTCACGAATGAAATTGATCTTGATTTCAGGAAATGGGCGGGGCAACTATGTAAAAGATGCTGAGGTCGAGAGGGTTTGGAAATTCAAGTTCAGTGGAGTGGACGTCACCAACAAcctatcctggtccaaccacgttgATGTCACGGCAAAGAGCGCTCATTGGCGCTCTATCTTTGACTCTCAGCAATTTTTATCGATGAATTGTGTCTGGATGCAGCACGGCTGGGTATGGTGTCTGCTCTGCTGGTAATTGAAATAAACTGAAGAGAGTTGCGCAtagagctcagcacatcacggaagcCAACTCCTCTCGATGAATTCTGTGTACACTGTCGCTGCCTCGGCAAAGCAGCCAATATAGGCAAAGACTTCATCCATCAcggacattctctctcctcccccatcccATCGGGCAAAAGATCCAAAAGCCTTAAAGGCagttaccaccaggttcaaagacaTCGTTGGTCTCGCTGTTATGTGACCTCTTAATGTTTCCCTACTGCGATCAGaaagactcttgatctcacaatctacgtcGTGATGCCCTTGCACCTTACTGCCTACCCATAATGCAGTTTCTCTGAAACTTAAACACTTTATTCTACTCGCGTgtgctatctcaatgcactgatgaACTGATCTGCCTGAATGACCTGCAAATCAGTTTGTTCTCTGCACCTCGGTACATGGGACAACATTTAAGTAATTTGAAAATTTACCAATTTATGACCGTTTCACAGGTTCACTGTCACTGACATTTGCACATTTCCACACAGCCCCAAACTCCAACCCGAACATACAAATGCATCGGGGGCACATAAACCAATATAAATGAAAATGGGACGAAGCGGCTGAAGTGCTGTCGGTATGAGGTTGCCACAGGCGGGAATAGCTGAGGGGAGAAGGGTTGCATCTGACCAGAAATACGAAGCAATTAACTGACAACAGACGAACAAATAGACTAGCTTATTACGAATTGATTATTGCGAGAATACAGAAATGTTATAAGGAAAGCTGAGAAGGAATTTGAGTCGAGTCTCTGAGGCGTATCCACTTGTTATTTACCAAATATAACTCGGAAATTCACCCTT is part of the Hemitrygon akajei chromosome 9, sHemAka1.3, whole genome shotgun sequence genome and encodes:
- the LOC140732993 gene encoding immunoglobulin lambda-1 light chain-like, coding for MTLTQSPSVSASPGRTVKITCTMSGGSISSYVTSWYMQKPGSAPVFVWYGSSTRGSGIPDRFTGSTDSSSNQMHLTITNVQWQDAADYYCGVGYSSSPYTFTFGRGTKLNFNSPRKPAVSVLRPSAEEILGQGTATLVCLVSGFNPAAVNIEWTVDGSTRRNGVETSRIQQDADNTFSASSYLTLPASDWNSHELYSCVVKHESQSTPFQTNIARSSCM